The Drosophila nasuta strain 15112-1781.00 chromosome 2L, ASM2355853v1, whole genome shotgun sequence genome window below encodes:
- the LOC132787126 gene encoding THO complex subunit 2 — MRRLKKLSKSHSVTGGTAENDAAATAVTATSATTTTAAADATMLETNGGGGESLLNAEIFKHFDKTGRSEFLKYLKQQLQDDAESPVFDRDGAFKHGISNAIYELLWQALRYKIKKDVLLHVLGDVVALHKEFPSLILDVVNILDSETSLMTDGLQEERHGFVQIVKDLDKVLPESLLKERLEIDTLQEVGIVKNKSFYTKFIKVKTKLYYKQRRFNLFREESEGFAKLITELNQDFEEHTTPETIMDIIKSLIGCFNLDPNRVLDIIIESFETRPDRWKLFIPLLRSYMPTGAIICEVLGYKFCHFKAARTPRSLYHMCALLLKHGVIELNDVYVWLSPNDGSIRADWEQELADAREMVRKLHVIATNKKEDDKEPVAPPSIKKFDEDKYNMNQKFGLCEALLKVGDWENAHKIIQKLPDQAVVVQEPIARAIVELVHLSVEQIYYKKCFKAPAGRKPSRSRLYEDASLVAKLQAREFNDLRKYTWPMANVLGPAMHCDTVLMYKLVRIMAKILLDMGVDSLNGPAPNTDAEQSYYDIISCLDSSILPSLLYLDSNCSMSEEIWAVLKFFPYHLRYSMYARWKNDSYQLHPNLIRRCGLGQRDIKALMKRLSKENVKPFGRLVGKYSHCAPGLLFDYILVQIQIYDNLIGPVCDMLKYLTALSFDCLGYCIIESLAMTSRGRFKDDGTSLSLWLQSLASFCGTIYKKYSIEMSGLLQYVANQLKSQKSLDLLVLREIVHKMAGVESCEEMTNDQLQALCGGEQLRGEAGYFSQVRNTKKSSNRLKEALANNDLAVTLCLLMAQQKHCVIYRETAAHSHLKLVGSLYDQCQDALVQFGTFLGSSYSVDEYVERLPSIITMLREYHINTDVAFFLARPMFTHQINQKYDQLRKADPNAKKLTTTQKLQKYLDATQLIMNPIVESVRPLHSSKVWEDISPQFLVTFWSLSMYDLHVPNEIYQREIGKLKQLAQQAADVKDSNQSKNKKEQERYIALMEKLNDERKKQHEHVDKILQRLQEQKDGWFLLRSAKSAKNDTITQFLQLCLFPRCTFTALDALYCAKFVQTIHNLKTSNFSTLLCYDRLFCDITYSVTSCTEGEATRYGRFLCAMLETVMRWHADQAVFNKECANYPGFVTKFRVSNQFSEANDHVGYENYRHVCHKWHYKITKAIVFCLDSKDFMQIRNALIILMRILPHYPVLSKLAQIIERKVDKVREEEKTKRPDLFAIASSYIGQLKQKTPHMFKESDFHQVAERAAKESPPTPTTLPGPAQVKVVANDAKATTTTTTTTAAATSATTSPSTAAGNSKEPEAKSTAAAARGESKTGKVESSSSTISLSKSVSAPAASERESKREAVTLQSSSSRSLDAKEEQHSNSSNSQSNGNGNGNVASERHSRELERDRERERSERERNREREERHSISSTRSSQRESNRNNSNSNKERTEAELQQRARERAQRERDRLDELKQREKSTRREERSQHRHELETVDLVSISNSNQQLEQQQHRHYDEYEGRQRERERDRDLSSVSNDSNGSLQHRRSHETIEYEKDSKRRKLESSSSSSKKVEELVDSVKKARGLKTKERNKDKLSDEERDARKDRKLGRKRDRNDEANSGEHKRRREAQNGEDDMRERDRHREKSSRERSHEKFDRDRGGSSRGDDRQYSSISKTSRSSRINY; from the exons ATGCGTCGCTTGAAGAAATTATCAAAAAGTCACAGTGTGACGGGAGGAACTGCGGAAAATGATGCGGCGGCGACTGCAGTGACCGCGacttcagcaacaacaacaacagcagcggctgATGCGACCATGCTAGAAACGAATGGCGGTGGCGGCGAATCTCTGCTAAATGCAGAGATCTTTAAGCATTTCGATAAAACGGGTCGCAGTGAATT TTTGAAATACCTAAAACAACAGCTGCAGGATGACGCCGAGAGTCCTGTTTTCGATCGTGATGGCGCCTTTAAGCATGGCATTTCGAATGCCATCTACGAGCTGTTGTGGCAAGCATTGCGCTACAAGATCAAGAAAGATGTGCTGCTACACGTACTCGGCGATGTGGTG GCGCTACACAAAGAGTTTCCCAGTCTAATACTGGATGTGGTCAATATACTGGATAGCGAAACGTCGCTGATGACCGATGGATTGCAGGAAGAGCGCCATGGTTTTGTCCAAATCGTGAAGGATCTGGATAAAGTGCTGCCCGAAAGTCTGCTGAAGGAGCGTCTCGAGATCGATACCCTGCAGGAAGTGGGCATTGTGAAGAACAAAAGCTTTTACACCAAGTTCATCAAAGTGAAGACCAAGCTCTA CTACAAGCAGCGTCGGTTCAATTTGTTTCGCGAGGAGAGCGAAGGCTTTGCCAAGCTCATCACGGAGCTCAATCAGGACTTTGAGGAGCACACGACTCCCGAAACGATTATGGACATAATCAAATCATTGATCG GTTGCTTCAATCTGGATCCCAATCGCGTCCTGGACATCATTATTGAGTCGTTTGAGACGCGCCCCGATCGCTGGAAGCTGTTTATACCGCTGCTGCGCAGCTATATGCCCACAGGTGCCATTATTTGTGAAGTGCTAGGTTACAAGTTTTGCCACTTTAAAGCCGCTCGGACGCCACGCTCGCTGTATCACATGTGCGCCTTGCTGCTAAAGCATGGCGTCATTGAACTAAATGATGTTTATGTGTGGCTATCGCCAAATGATGGCAGCATTCGCGCCGATTGGGAGCAAGAGCTCGCGGACGCCAGAGAAATGGTGCGCAAACTGCATGTGATTGCCACAAACAAGAAGGAGGATGATAAGGAACCAGTGGCTCCGCCCAGCATAAAAAAGTTCGATGAGGACAAATACAACATGAATCAAAAGTTTGGACTATGCGAAGCATTGCTTAAGGTTGGCGACTGGGAGAATGCGCATAAAATCATACAAAAGCTGCCAGATCAAGCGGTTGTGGTGCAGGAGCCCATAGCGCGTGCCATTGTCGAGCTGGTGCACCTCTCTGTGGAGCAGATTTACTACAAAAAGTGTTTCAAGGCGCCCGCTGGACGCAAACCTAGTCGCAGCCGCCTCTACGAAGATGCCAGCCTGGTGGCCAAGTTACAGGCGCGTGAATTCAACGATCTGCGCAAATACACATGGCCCATGGCCAATGTGCTGGGACCAGCGATGCACTGCGACACCGTGTTGATGTACAAACTGGTGCGCATTATGGCTAAAATACTGCTCGACATGGGGGTGGATAGCTTGAATGGCCCTGCACCAAATACGGATGCCGAGCAGAGTTATTATGATATAATTAGTTGTCTGGATTCGAGCATTTTGCCATCGCTTTTATATTTGGACAGCAATTGTTCTATGTCTGAGGAGATTTGGGCTGTGCTCAAATTCTTTCCGTATCACTTACGCTACAGTATGTATGCGCGCTGGAAGAACGACAGCTATCAATTGCATCCGAATCTGATACGACGCTGCGGACTTGGGCAGCGTGACATCAAGGCGCTAATGAAGCGCCTTAGCAAGGAGAATGTGAAGCCCTTTGGACGTCTTGTGGGCAAGTACAGTCATTGTGCGCCTGGACTGCTCTTCGATTAT ATCCTTGTGCAGATACAAATTTATGACAATTTAATTGGTCCCGTTTGCGACATGCTCAAATACCTAACAGCCTTGTCGTTTGACTGCTTGGGCTACTGCATCATTGAATCACTGGCTATGACGTCGCGTGGACGCTTCAAGGATGACGGcacctcgctctctctgtggCTGCAGAGTCTCGCCTCGTTTTGCGGCACTATTTACAAAAAGTACAGCATCGAGATGAGCGGACTGCTGCAATATGTGGccaatcaattaaaatcacAGAAGAGTCTCGATCTGTTGGTGCTACGTGAAATTGTGCACAAAATGGCTGGCGTCGAGTCGTGCGAGGAGATGACCAACGATCAGCTGCAGGCGCTTTGTGGTGGCGAACAGTTGCGCGGCGAGGCGGGCTACTTTAGTCAGGTGCGCAACACTAAAAAGTCATCGAATCGCTTGAAGGAGGCTTTGGCCAACAATGATCTCGCTGTGACGCTGTGTCTGCTAATGGCACAGCAGAAGCATTGTGTTATTTATCGCGAGACCGCTGCGCATAGCCATCTGAAACTGGTGGGCAGTCTGTATGATCAGTGCCAGGATGCCTTGGTGCAGTTTGGCACATTCCTTGGCTCCTCGTACTCTGTGGACGAGTATGTCGAGCGTTTGCCTTCCATTATTACCATGTTGCGCGAATATCACATCAACACGGATGTTGCCTTCTTTCTGGCGCGTCCCATGTTCACGCATCAAATTAAT CAAAAGTACGATCAACTGCGTAAAGCAGATCCCAATGCCAAGAAACTGACCACCACACAGAAGCTGCAAAAGTATCTGGATGCCACGCAGCTGATTATGAACCCCATTGTGGAGTCGGTGCGCCCATTGCACAGTTCAAAAGTGTGGGAGGACATTAGTCCGCAATTTCTGGTCACATTCTGGAGTCTGAGCATGTACGATCTGCATGTGCCCAATGAGATCTATCAGCGCGAAATAGGCAAGCTCAAGCAGTTGGCACAACAAGCAGCTGATGTTAAGGATTCG AATCAGTCGAAGAATAAGAAGGAACAGGAGCGCTACATAGCTCTGATGGAGAAGCTCAACGATGAGCGCAAAAAGCAGCACGAACATGTGGACAAGATATTGCAACGATTGCAGGAACAAAAGGACGGCTGGTTCCTGTTGCGTTCGGCTAAATCCGCCAAGAACGATACAATCACACAGTTCCTGCAGTTGTGCCTCTTTCCGCGCTGCACCTTTACTGCCCTGGACGCGCTGTATTGCGCTAAGTTTGTACAGACCATACACAACCTCAAGACCTCCAATTTCTCCACGCTGCTGTGTTATGATCGG CTCTTTTGCGACATTACGTACTCGGTGACGTCGTGCACGGAGGGTGAAGCAACGCGTTACGGTCGCTTTCTCTGCGCCATGTTGGAGACCGTGATGCGTTGGCATGCAGATCAAGCTGTTTTCAACAAGGAATGCGCCAATTATCCGGGCTTTGTGACCAAGTTCCGGGTTAGCAATCAATTCTCCGAGGCCAACGATCATGTGGGATATGAGAACTATCGTCATGTGTGCCACAAGTGGCACTACAAGATTACCAAGGCAATTGTTTTCTGTTTGGATTCGAAGGATTTTATGCAAATACGCAATGCTTTAATTATCCTAATGCGTATACTTCCACACTATCCGGTGCTGTCGAAGCTGGCACAGATTATTGAACGCAAGGTGGACAAAGTGCGTGAGGAGGAGAAGACAAAGCGACCGgatttgtttgccattgccTCCAGTTACATTGGCCAGCTGAAGCAGAAGACACCGCACATGTTCAAAGAGAGTGATTTCCATCAGGTGGCTGAGCGGGCGGCGAAAGAGTCGCCGCCCACGCCCACAACGTTGCCTGGTCCAGCTCAAGTCAAGGTGGTGGCCAACGATGCCaaggcaacgacaacaacaacgacgacgacggcagcagcaacgtcagCGACGACATCGCCATCAACGgcagcaggcaacagcaaAGAGCCGGAAGCCAAgtcaacagcggcagcagcacgCGGAGAATCGAAGACTGGCAAAGTTGAAAGCAGCAGCTCAACCATTAGCTTATCCAAATCGGTGTCTGCGCCAGCTGCGAGCGAACGAGAGAGCAAACGTGAAGCCGTGACGCTGCAGTCGAGCAGCAGTCGCAGCCTAGACGCCAAGGAGGAGCAGCActcgaacagcagcaacagccagagcaacggcaatggcaatggcaacgttGCCAGCGAGCGACACAGTCGTGAACTCGAGCGCGATCGCGAACGAGAACGCAGCGAACGTGAGCGAAACCGAGAGCGCGAAGAACGTCACAGCATTAGCAGCACACGAAGCTCGCAGCGTGAGAGCAAtcgtaacaacagcaacagcaataaggAGCGCACCGAGGCGGAGCTACAGCAGCGGGCACGAGAGCGAGCTCAGCGCGAACGCGACCGTCTCGATGAGCTGAAGCAACGTGAGAAGTCAACACGTCGCGAGGAGCGCAGTCAGCATCGCCATGAGCTAGAAACAGTTGATCTGGTATCGATTAGCAATTCGAAtcagcagctggagcagcagcagcatcgccaCTACGATGAGTACGAGGGACGTCAGCGGGAACGTGAGCGTGATCGGGATCTCAGCTCAGTGTCTAATGACAGCAATGGTTCACTTCAACATCGACGCAGTCACGAGACAATTGAATACGAAAAAG ATTCAAAACGTCGCAAATTGGAATCATCATCAAGCAGTTCAAAG
- the LOC132792968 gene encoding angiopoietin-related protein 2-like has product MTKTFNVLLLISIFQVLNVQANLLEILQIQNKLKKSYNDIEKLQATYKTKLKEAITRENENASQDLKSQINDELMKCREENSAFEVLNKIYAEQIEDLQRKTTIDSDAILKEKQLLIDEGLETISSYTTIINEQAKQIELLKEDLQVKDQIIFHLETKTQDITDKFKNLEDLSTTSITETDDSSCLAFGDSNDVHLIKIDDGEAFEVPCESRVAGNGWTVIQRRLDGSVKFNRNWLEYKEGFGNLSGEFFIGLEKLHRMTVARPHELYIHLINFHNESSYAHYDNIVIDGESELYTLRGLGTFEGNAGDSMRDNEQQKFSTYDRDNDLSEASCAVNCLGGWWYNKCGSSNLNGQYTQQDDYYDNTDFGIYWDEWLGPGYTMKAVQMLIRPKINTEK; this is encoded by the exons atgacaaaaacatttaacgttctattattaatttcaatatttcaagtGTTGAATGTGCAAGCAAATTTATTGGAAATattgcaaatacaaaataagttaaaaaaatcGTATAATGATATAGAAAAGCTGCAAGCAACatataaaaccaaattaaaagAAGCCATTACTCgagaaaatgaaaacgcaAGTCAAGACTTAAAGAGTCAAATTAATGATGAGTTAATGAAATGTCGCGAGGAAAATTCAGCATTCGAAGTGCTCAACAAGATTTATGCGGAACAGATTGAAGATCTGCAGAGGAAAACAACTATAGATTCAGATGCTATATTAAAGGAAAAACAGCTGCTGATTGATGAAGGATTGGAGACAATTTCCAGCTATACAACGATTATCAATGAGCAGGCCAAGCAAATTGAGCTGTTAAAAGAAGATCTGCAAGTGAAGGACCAAATTATATTCCATCTGGAGACTAAAACCCAAGATATTACCGACAAATTCAAGAACCTAGAGGATTTGAGCACAACTTCAATCACAGAGACCGACGATAGCAGTTGCTTGGCCTTTGGTGATTCCAATGATGTGCATTTAATCAAGATCGATGATGGCGAAGCTTTCGAAGTGCCCTGCGAATCTCGCGTCGCTGGAAACGGTTGGACGGTGATACAGCGACGCCTCGATGGGAGCGTTAAGTTCAATCGCAACTGGTTGGAATACAAGGAGGGCTTTGGGAATTTGAGTGGAGAGTTTTTCATTGGATTGGAGAAGCTGCATCGCATGACAGTGGCGCGACCTCATGAGCTTTACATACACTTGATCAATTTCCATAACGAGAGTAGCTACGCACATTATGATAACATTGTTATCGATGGCGAGAGCGAGCTTTATACGCTGCGAGGGCTGGGCACATTTGAGGGCAACGCCGGCGACTCGATGCGCGATAATGAGCAGCAAAAGTTCAGCACCTACGACAGGGATAACGATCTAAGCGAAGCGAGCTGTGCCGTTAACTGTCTGGGCGGTTGGTGGTACAACAAATGTGGCTCCAG TAATTTAAATGGTCAATATACCCAACAAGATGACTATTACGATAATACGGACTTTGGCATTTATTGGGATGAATGGTTGGGCCCAGGTTACACCATGAAAGCTGTGCAAATGTTGATTAGACCCAAAATtaatacagaaaaataa